The DNA sequence AGGGGGCAGATCCAGCCACAGAAGAAGCGCCCGAAAAGGGCGGTCAGTGCCAATAGCAACAATGCCGGCCAGAGCAGCAGCCAACCGAAAGCTCCCGGTGCCAGGGCATCGGCCAGGGCCGCCAGGGGATCGATGCGGAAGAGCAGGCTGACCGGATAGCGCAGGGTATCGCTCCCCCGGTATTCGGTCTGCAAAAAGAGCCAGAGAAACGCGAGCAGGCAGAGAATCTGAAAGGCCATGCGAACATGGCGCCAAGCGGGAAAACGCATCAGGCCAGCCGCCCCGGACTCAGATCGAGACTCCCCAGACCGCGCCGGGCGCCGGCGACGATGGTCGGGATATCCTCCGGCCGGTGGCCGAAGAGGGTCGCGGCGTAGGCGTCGGCGGCAACGATGTCCGCCGAGGCGATCAGGGTATCGAGCAGCCGCACATCCTCCAGCCGCCCCCCCTGCGGACCGTTGGCGACGAGGATGCGGGTGGCGTCGACCAGGGTCAGGGTCGAGTGGACCACCGAATTGATGTCAGCCAGCGACTCGGCGATATTCTGGTGCAACCGCCCGCGATTGCCGCCGATCACCCCCATGATGTTCTTCATGCCGAGGGTCAGGGTAGAGATGCCGTGATGTTTGGCCACCGGCAGATTGATGAAACAATCGGCGTCGAGAGCCGGCTGGTAGAAGGACCAGCGGGTCAGATCCTTGCCGTTGGCGATATCCAGCTCCCGGTAGGCGCGCCGATCCATGTGCTCGATCTTGACCCGCTCCGATTTCATCCCCTCCACCACGTCCTGAATACCGCTCTGCACATAGCAGCGGCGGGGATCGTTGCAGGTGCGGTCGAAGACCCGCACGTCCTTGGCCCCCGCCTCCAGGCAATGCTCGATGACCGCCCGGACCACCAGCGGGTGGGTATTGGCCCCCTGCTCCACCGTGCGATCCCAGCCGATATTGGGTTTGACCACCACCGTCTCGCCGCGCTTGACGAAGGTCGCCATGCCGCCGAGCGCGCCGAGGGTTTCTCCCACCAGCGCGGGGATGTCCTTGCCTTTACGCACCGCCAGTTTCGCCCCGCCGCCCTCGGCGGCTCGAGCCGGAAAACTCAGCAGATCGAGCAGCGGCACGCCGCCGACGGCGGAGGAAACCGCGGCTACTTGCAGCGAGCGCCTGACGAATTCGCGACGATCCATTCGCGCCATGCCTCTTCTCCTTTTATCCGGGTTTCGACTCGATCAGATGAAACGCCCCGCCTTGAGAAAGGAACGCGCCACCTCCCGCGCCCCTTCCTGGGCAAGACGCGCTTCCAGACCCTGCATGGCTTCCGGGGAGATCGCTCCCCCCAGCTTGTTGATCAGTCGGGCCAAAGCGGGAAATTTCTTCAGGGTGTCCTTGCGCACCACCGGCGCCGCCTGGGCCGGAACCCCGGCGGGAACAACCCGGGGCTCTTCGAAACCGAGGGGATCGAGCCAGACCAGATTGAGCTCCTGATTGTAGCGCTCCTTGACCGCCTGATAGAGGGCCGCGGTATCGGACAGCGCCTCTCCTTTGAGCACGTCGAGCTGGCCGACGCCGGTATATTCCACATAGAGATCGAGTTCCGCCTTCAGCAGCGCCCCGTGGGTCGCGGCGGTATCGTCGAATTTCACCACTTTGACCGAGGTTCCGGTGCGCTCGGCGATGAGGATCGCCAGCATTTCCGCCAGCAGCTCCTGCTGCGGCGTCCCCTTGGCGCCGATCACCAGGGTTTTGCCGACACAGGCCGCGACCGGCTGGGCCAACCCCGCCAACAAGACCAGAAGAACCCCGAACAACCCTGCCATCCTTATAAATCCAACCATGATCAGACTCCTTGTCAATGATAGTGATCGTCCGGCGCGACGGAGGTCTTGGACGCCTCGGCCTTGCCTCCGGCGACGGCCAGATTCTGTTGCAAGGCGCGCAGCAGACCTTCGGCCTGGGCGGGCGCGAGAATCACCCGGCTGCGCACCTTGGCCCGCCGACCTTGCGGCTGTACATAGATAAAATCGAGAGTGAACTCGGTTTCGTTATGATGAACCAGCGCCAGATTGGCGTAGACCCCCTGGGCGATCTCATCGTCCAATTGAATTTCCAGCTTCGGCTGTTGCTCCTTCTCTTCCTGGGACATACCGACCTCGTGGTTGGAGAAATTCGACAGTGGCGGGCGCCATTCAACGGAGAAAGAGCCACTGGACGACCGTGCCAATATACAGGGCGCCGCAGCAAAGAACAACCAGCCCGGCCGCGCCCTGACCAAACCGGGAAGAAGAGAGAATTCCCAAGCGGTCCGCCATGCGCCGCACCGCAAGCAGGGCGCCGGCGAATCCGGCAAGGAGGATCGCCAAAACCAGCCACTTGAGGAGGTCCAAGGGAATCAATATCCCAGGGGGCGGCGCCAACTGCATGACATTCATCGCCAGATAGCTCTTGACCCCGCTCGGATCCTGCAGGGCATAGGGCAGAAAGCCTGCCTTGGCATTGACCTTGACCAGCCCCATGACGAGATGGGCAGCCAGCAGCAGAGGGAGACAGGGGAGCGCCAAGGCGCCGAGACCGGCCCGGAAGCCGGGCTCCTCCTTGGCCACGGGAAGGCCTGCGGCGGCCGGGGGCTCGGCTTGCGGGTCGAAGCGCAATCGCCCGAGCTTGAGCAGCAGCCAACCCGGCAACAAGAGCAGAACCGGCAGCGCCAGCGTCACCCAGAGGGTCGCCAGCAGATAGTAGCCGGCGGTTTCCCAACCGAGCAGGGCCGCCGCCTGTTCCGGCAACCAGAAGATCGTTTCCCGCAACTCGACGTAAAATTTGGTGAAGTTCGCGGTCAGCAACCCCAACAGCACGAGCAGAAAAAAATTCTCCGAAACCGACAGGCTTCCGGGGACGAGATCGGCCAGCCAGCCGCGCCCGCCGAGACACAGATTTTGGTGAGGGCAGTTGCGGGCGCATTGCAGGCAGAGCTGGCAGGCGGAACTGTCGCGCACTTCCGGGGGCAAGAGATCGACGGGGCATTCCCGCCGCCGTCCATGCCAGTAGAGGACGGCACTGCCCAAGCTCAACCGCGTCCAGTGCCGCCCGCCGGAGACGCATTCACGACCGGCACAGCCGGCGCAGACAGCTTCATCCGCCACCCGCAGCTGCCAAGGCGCGATCCGCGCATAGAGGCCGAGGACGGCCCCGGCCGGGCAGAAGAGGGAACAGAAAGCCCGTTTGCGAAAGACCAGTCCGAGCAGCAGCGCCAGAAGCAACATCAGGCCGATGAGCCGGGCGGTGTAATCGGGGTAACGATGGATGGCGAAGAGATAGACTGCCAGCTGTAACAGCACCAGGGTCAGGGTCACCGGTACGAAGTTGTCGAGCCAGCCCGGCAGCGGTCGGGCCAGGCCAAAGCGGGCCATCACCTCGTTGAGCCAGCCGACCGGGCAGACGGCGCACCAGGCGCGACCGAAGAAAAGGGCGAGAAGAACGACGGCGAACATCCACCAAACCCAGAAAAGCTGAGTGGTGAGATTGCCGTACATGAGCGGATCCGGCACCGCCACCCCGGGGATAGCGTGCTGGTGCCAGCCCCAGGCGAGCATTCCCAGCAACAGGGCGAAGAGGCCCAGGCGACAGAGGCGCAGCGGCCAGGGGGAAAGGAGGAGCGCCCCGAGTCCGCGCCATTGGAGTAGATTCCTCAGCACGACCGCCGCCGATCAGTGATAGATGCTGTAGGGCAAAACATATTCCCCCGTTTCGTCACGATATTTGACATGCCGCCCGGTGATCATCTCCAGGGAGCGGGCCGACCATTCCCGCACTACCGGCACCTCATCCTCCAGGGCTCGCTCCAGGGCCGTCGCCGCAACCGGCCCGCCCAGGGTGCCTAGGGCCATGGCGGCGTTCATGCGCGAGCGCCAGTCGTCATCACCGAGGGCTTCGACGAGGAGCGCCTCGGCTCGGGGATCCTTGAGTTTGCCCAGGGCCGCCAGAGCCTCCTGGCGGGCCGGGCCGGAAGCCACCGCAAGGAGCGCCGAGAGCGCCCTGGCATCGCCGATGTCGCCAAGGGCGCGAATCGCCCCAGGCAGCGCCTGTGCGGAAGCGACGGGGAGAAAAGTCAGCAGGGGATCGACCGCCGCCTGATTGAATTTGATCAGGGAGCGCACGGCATAGCGGCGCACCTCGGCATCGCCGTCATCGAGGGCCAGCAGCAGAAAGGGGATCCCCTCGGCCGCACCGATCTCCCCCAGCGCCCAGGCGGCGACGTAGCGGCGCGGCCAGTCGTGGCGAGCCAGCACCGCGCCGATCGGTTCCACCGCCGCGCGGACCTTGAGGGTGCCGAGGGCGGCGATGACATGCTCGCGACGGATGCGGTCGGGATCGGCGACCGCCTCCAGCAGATAGGGAACCGCCGCCTCCCCCAGTTCCAGCAGCAGCGGATAGACCCGGTCGTTGACCTGCCGTTCGCTCACCCCGAGCAGCTCCACCAGCTCGCGAAAGGCCGCCGCCTCCCCGCCCCGGGCGCGCCCCTTGAGCTCTTCCAGATCGAGCGTCCGGCTGCGTTCGCAGCCCGACAGCAGCAGAAACAGCAGGCACAGAAACGCCGCGAACCTCACCATACCTTGGTCACCCGGATATCGACCCCTTGCAAAATTTCCTTGGCGCGCACTACCACCGCCGAGGGCTCGATCGTCCCCTGATCGTAACGGCCGTAGAGATCCCCCAGCTTGGGGGGGCCGCCGAACTTGTCCCGGGCCGCCAAGTAATAGGTGCCGCCACGCGGCAGATAGATGAGATAGCGGCCGTCGGGACCGGTCTTTTCCGAAACGAATTTGGGCCGTTCGGACATCTGCACATGATCGTAGACATGCACCCGCGCCCCTTCCACCGGCTTGCCGTCGGCATCGCTGATGGTGCCGGAGATGCCGGTATCGGTAACGGCGGCCTGCTCGGTAAGACGCCGTTCGTCCCCCTCCTTGACCGGCGCCAGCAGGGTCAACTCGGCGGTTTCGCCGCGCACGGTCAGTTGCAGCATCTCGCTCTTGTGATCCCCGGCCAGCACCGGGCCGTTGGCGTCACCATTCTTGCGCTTGCGGGCGACGGCGATGTAGTCCCCCTCGGGAAGTTGCAGGTCGAAACTCCCGTCCGGGCCGGTCGCCCGCGACAGAGCGTAGGCCGGACCGTAGAGGTCCATCCCCGGCTTGTAGACGTAGAGGGTCGCCCCTTCCAGGGGGGTGAGTATCCG is a window from the Desulfuromonas acetexigens genome containing:
- a CDS encoding DUF3467 domain-containing protein is translated as MSQEEKEQQPKLEIQLDDEIAQGVYANLALVHHNETEFTLDFIYVQPQGRRAKVRSRVILAPAQAEGLLRALQQNLAVAGGKAEASKTSVAPDDHYH
- a CDS encoding carboxypeptidase-like regulatory domain-containing protein, with product MLIALLLAVLAGCGERQSEGEEKLGRINGRILTPLEGATLYVYKPGMDLYGPAYALSRATGPDGSFDLQLPEGDYIAVARKRKNGDANGPVLAGDHKSEMLQLTVRGETAELTLLAPVKEGDERRLTEQAAVTDTGISGTISDADGKPVEGARVHVYDHVQMSERPKFVSEKTGPDGRYLIYLPRGGTYYLAARDKFGGPPKLGDLYGRYDQGTIEPSAVVVRAKEILQGVDIRVTKVW
- a CDS encoding DUF362 domain-containing protein; translated protein: MARMDRREFVRRSLQVAAVSSAVGGVPLLDLLSFPARAAEGGGAKLAVRKGKDIPALVGETLGALGGMATFVKRGETVVVKPNIGWDRTVEQGANTHPLVVRAVIEHCLEAGAKDVRVFDRTCNDPRRCYVQSGIQDVVEGMKSERVKIEHMDRRAYRELDIANGKDLTRWSFYQPALDADCFINLPVAKHHGISTLTLGMKNIMGVIGGNRGRLHQNIAESLADINSVVHSTLTLVDATRILVANGPQGGRLEDVRLLDTLIASADIVAADAYAATLFGHRPEDIPTIVAGARRGLGSLDLSPGRLA
- a CDS encoding 4Fe-4S binding protein, whose amino-acid sequence is MLRNLLQWRGLGALLLSPWPLRLCRLGLFALLLGMLAWGWHQHAIPGVAVPDPLMYGNLTTQLFWVWWMFAVVLLALFFGRAWCAVCPVGWLNEVMARFGLARPLPGWLDNFVPVTLTLVLLQLAVYLFAIHRYPDYTARLIGLMLLLALLLGLVFRKRAFCSLFCPAGAVLGLYARIAPWQLRVADEAVCAGCAGRECVSGGRHWTRLSLGSAVLYWHGRRRECPVDLLPPEVRDSSACQLCLQCARNCPHQNLCLGGRGWLADLVPGSLSVSENFFLLVLLGLLTANFTKFYVELRETIFWLPEQAAALLGWETAGYYLLATLWVTLALPVLLLLPGWLLLKLGRLRFDPQAEPPAAAGLPVAKEEPGFRAGLGALALPCLPLLLAAHLVMGLVKVNAKAGFLPYALQDPSGVKSYLAMNVMQLAPPPGILIPLDLLKWLVLAILLAGFAGALLAVRRMADRLGILSSSRFGQGAAGLVVLCCGALYIGTVVQWLFLR
- a CDS encoding glycine betaine ABC transporter substrate-binding protein, with product MAGLFGVLLVLLAGLAQPVAACVGKTLVIGAKGTPQQELLAEMLAILIAERTGTSVKVVKFDDTAATHGALLKAELDLYVEYTGVGQLDVLKGEALSDTAALYQAVKERYNQELNLVWLDPLGFEEPRVVPAGVPAQAAPVVRKDTLKKFPALARLINKLGGAISPEAMQGLEARLAQEGAREVARSFLKAGRFI
- a CDS encoding HEAT repeat domain-containing protein, with translation MVRFAAFLCLLFLLLSGCERSRTLDLEELKGRARGGEAAAFRELVELLGVSERQVNDRVYPLLLELGEAAVPYLLEAVADPDRIRREHVIAALGTLKVRAAVEPIGAVLARHDWPRRYVAAWALGEIGAAEGIPFLLLALDDGDAEVRRYAVRSLIKFNQAAVDPLLTFLPVASAQALPGAIRALGDIGDARALSALLAVASGPARQEALAALGKLKDPRAEALLVEALGDDDWRSRMNAAMALGTLGGPVAATALERALEDEVPVVREWSARSLEMITGRHVKYRDETGEYVLPYSIYH